Below is a genomic region from Neomonachus schauinslandi chromosome 2, ASM220157v2, whole genome shotgun sequence.
GTCAGCTTGGGTGTGCGCAGAGCCAAAGGAGCCCACCACAACACAGCAGTCCCCAGGGGCCTTCGCTCAGCAGGGTGACTGTCGGGGCACCTACCTTCCCCGACTTGGTGGAGGAGTTCCGGATGCAGTAGAGTCCATCCTGGGGCTCTCCCTGGGGGCTTGTGGCTTTGAACAGCCTAAAATAAAGCAGTTGCGTCAGAAGACAAACCATCCTCAGCCAGCGCTCACGGGGGgaccctccagccccagtccTCAATGTGGGTTTCTGTCTTCTCGCCATTCTGCAGCACAGGTCCCAAGAGCAATGGGCTGCGTGAGGGCCGGCCTGTGCCGGGCTTGGGTGCCGGCCAGGCGGGACTGAGCGATGGCCTCTATCGCCCTCGGGGCCGAGTACCTGTGCCGGCGACTGCCCAGCACCAAGGCAAGTGAGGGGGACAGAAAGGCTGGGGACCGCATGTCCACAAAaacaaggatttggagaaagaagAGCTTGGTGCTAACCTTTCCACTTCGCAGGATTCCGTGGTATTGATAAACACAGAGCTGGGCAGCGGCACCTGCAGAGACCAGTGGCagtcagggtcagggtcagggtccGAGGGGTGCTTGTAGCCAGTGCGCCGTCCCCCCACCACCGGCGGGCTACCAGCCTGTGCCCAGATCTGGGGCTTTCCACCATGCTCCCGCGCCCCCCTCAACTCCAGCATCCTGGGGGCTCCTCACTCAAGATGCCCAGTGAGGGGCCGCCTACCCACCGCTGCGAGCTGGGCTCTCCCCTCGGCCCTACCTTCTCATAATCCTCGTCGGAGTCCTCCCCACCAGCGCTGTCCGCCTTCAAGGGCCGTCGGGGTTTTTCAAAGGAGAAGCTCCTGAAACTCTGCCCATCAGGGGGTGAcctcctgggaggggagcagggagaggagggaacaTCACTGTCGcaccctccacccaccacccccaTTCACCTGGATGGTCGGAGGCCCAGACCAGGGACCCTGAGACAGGCCCATGCCGACCGCCCTGGGGCGACAGGAATTGCCTGAAGTGGGCTCAGGGCTGCCAATAACACTGGCAAGACCATGGTGGGGGCCTGAACTCTGGTGTGGTCATTGCATAGACAAGTGCTCTGGACGCTTGGGGgggggccccagccccagctctgcagctaaccagctttgtgaccttggccaaggcACGCCCCTCCCAAAGCCACAGAGAGTGGATGATGTGAATGGACGGAGCCCACACTGGGCTGTGGTGGAGGCTGAGCCATGGACGACCGGCCCTGGCACACGCAGTCCTGGAGCTCTTGGCAAACTGACCCAGTCTGCACCACTGAGGCCCCTTGTGAAACGGAACCATCACGTGGCGCCCTCCCTCGGCAGCAGAGCTGAGAGTCCTAGGGAGAAGGGTGCCAGGCTCAAAGGCCTTCAGGGAGTACTGGGTTAGCACACCCGCTCAAGGTTCCCCCCTGTGGTTCCCAGAACCTTCACGGTTTGGGGCCCCAGACATCTCTGACCACAGGCTGTTGGTATGAATGACACTCACACCAGTCCCCCCTAGCAATAAAGAAGCAAGTGTTTCGAGCAGACGTCAAGGGTGAGTCACCAACATACTCCACATTCTGGCAAGTTCCCAATCaggaagagcacagaggcagCCTTGGTGGCTCAAGAGCCCCAGGCAGGGAAGGACAGTTCCGGATCAGGAGGGCCCGCAGAGGCATGCTGGCTCCAAGGGGCTCACAGCCCCAagctcctcccatcccccaccatctatcccaGAGCAGGCGGTCAGCCCTGAAGGCCCCTCCCTTGACCCTGCAGGGTCCTCAGATTGCCCAGGCCGGGCTCTGGGAGGCCTGTTTCCCCAAAGACCCTCTTGCCCACTGCTCCCTGACAGCGACGGGCTCTAGGCCCACCACCCACGAGGCTGGACATTCCTCTAGGGCAAGGATAGGTCCGGTGCAGGGGAGGCTGCTCAGACTCAGCAGGCTGCGGCAATCAAGGAGCCTTCCTCCTCCTATGCTAGGGCTGCCTGGTACCCATCGTGGACACAGACAGTGCCAGAGGCGAGGAGGCCAAGGCGCCGGCTGGGGAGGGTCCCCAGTGCCAAGCCAACTcactggaggtgggggaggggtggcttcTCTGTCCTCGGCAGGACCGCTGGCTTGGCTGCGGCCTCAGGCATTGGCAGTTTCAGGACAGGAGGCCTGGGGGCCACCGGGGGCACGAAGAGTCTGGGCCTGGCTGCCTCCCCTGCAGGGGCCTCTTCAGCCATCTTTAAGAACTTGGGCTTGTTGGCAGGCACGGGTGGAGGCTCGGGCGTGGGTGGCCCCCGGGGGGTCAGATGGAAGGACTTGAGCTTGTCACAGTTCCTGGAGGAAGCAGTGGCCACGTtggcagggctggaggcagagCCAGGCCCATGGCCGGGGACccggggctctgggctggggctggcgCTCTCGCGTAAGCAAGGGGGTTTCCGGAGGCTGGGCGTGGTTGGCAGGTGGCCCAGCGGGGGGTCACTCATCCTCCGGGGGGCCATGGGCACTCTGGGGCCAGGCTCAGGCCGCCTCAGGCCCAGTGGGTCCCTCTTGGAGTCCTCAGGAGCTGGGCTGTTGTCAGGGAGGCCACGCTTAGGGGGCGGGGGTGGCAACAGGGGGCTCAGGCCCTTGGAGGCAAAGGAGTGAGCACGGGGCATGTCGGAGAAGGCTGGCTTCCTGGGTGTAGGCACAGGAGGCGGGGGGTAGGCCGGCGGGTGGGTCAGGGTGTCTGCAGAGCAAAGAGACCCAGTCAGTGAGTGTCACTTGCTGGAGGCTGGGCCAACACCACCACCCTGCACCCCCTGGCCCTTCTCACCCCCCTCTACACGCAGCCCGCATGAGCTTCCTGAGCCATCAGCTTCCCGGAAGTGGAGGTCAGAGagaagaggcaagggaaactCTTGAGGACTTCACCTCAGAGAGGGGAGGCTATGATTCCCACTAAGAGAGGTGAGGAGGATGGACAGGAGTAGGTTGGGAGGAAAATGAGGGTTGCGTTTGCTCATGCTTTAAGAACATTGAGGGAACGTGGAATGGGCCGTCGGGGCACAGTCTGGGGTTCAAGGAGAGGtgagggggtgtggggtgggccGTCGGGGCGCAGGNNNNNNNNNNGCCGTCGGGGCGCAGGTCTGGAGTTCAAGGAGAGGTGTTGGCTGGTGAGGCCAGTGGAGTCAACAGGCTATCTGTGACACTGGCTGTCCAGTGGCCTAAGACTGTCAGGAGAGGAGTGGGCCAGGCCTGAGTCCTGGGGTGGCCCAGCTCATGTTGATTGGCCCAGCTCATGGCATTAAGGGGCCAGTGTGGGGCTGAGTGAGGTGGGATGGGACCTGGAGCCAAGGCTCCTGGTGCTGAGGAGCAGGGGGGACGACCCAGGCCACGTACAGCTCACAGGTGCTGAGTGCTGCATTTGAGAATGGGGAGGCCACTGGAACCCAAATAAGAAAtgtttggggagagggaggggaaagccTGCTTGGAGTAGGGACTcggaagggtggggagggaatgtgCAGGCAGGTCTGCGGGCACTGGCCCTGGAGGAGCATAGCTGCGAGCAAAGTGAGGTCCCCACGTGCTCATCTACAGCCACGCGTGGCCGCAGTTCAGGGGTGGGGCAGATGGACATGGGCTGGAGCCATGGGCTCTGTGCCGGGAGGGAGGTTGAGGCACATGGCCTGGCCTGGTGGTGGCCCCAGAGGGAGGgggccaggaggaaggaagagggctgGACCTGCTGTACCTAAAGGGGGGGGCTGAGAGGGCAGAGGACAAGgtcatttgagagaaagcagaggaacaGGGAGGCCGGGGGTAGAGGGATTGTCCCAAGTCCCCAGGAAAGTGGAAAGGATAGTGGGACGGGACGGATGGCAGGACAGAGGCACAGCCCTCCCCCATCTGGTCCTACGCTTGGCTGTGACAGATATATGTGACGCCTGGTGCATGCCTGTCTCCCTTGCTAGGCCGCATACTTTGGGAGGTCAGGTGGGAGTGGGTGGGTAAGTGACAGACCGGCCTAGAGGTGCTCCAGGGAGCTGTCAGCCACAGGGAGTAGGCCCTGCCCTGGACCCACCCACTCCTCAatgtccctccttccccactcagcCCCCAGGACCACCCCTGGCTCAGCATCATACATGTGGGCCCCCCCTACCTCACTTATTTGCAAatcacctcccacctgccctccatCCCGGGCTAACTGTGGAGGTTGGAGGATCAGGTGAGCAGAGCCAGCCAGAGCATAcatcttttctgttctgttcctccTAATACTTGGGCCacaacagggaaactgaggccacccAGAGCGGTACTCAGGCCGGCACTCCCAGGTTCCAGCCCCAGGAGCCCCCGAGGCCCACAGGTCGCCCACCTACCCTCGGGCTCCACGGGCTCAGGGGAGTCCGGCTCCATGTACGAGTCGTCTTCATCCTCATGCTCGTAGTCTGTGAGGCAGATCGAGGGTCAGACCCTGGGTGGCCCAGGCCCAGCTGCACCCAGGGGCGGTGGGGCAGGGGCCCTCACAACACTGGGAGCCACGGGTCAGGGAGGCACAGGGCAGGGCATGAACCCAGGACCCAGGCTGCCTGGGGAAGACAGCCAGATACGCCTCCCCTCCTGGGCGGCAGGGGCCAGGTGCAGACAGGGTGGGGCGTATGCAGACAGGCCTCACCTTCATTGTCTGTGGGGTATGGGGACAGGCTGATGTCCACAGGCCGCTCGACTGCACCATAGAAGCTGTCTGTGTCCGAGCTGGAGTCACTGaggtgtggggcggggggaggggggtgagcaCCGGGCAGGGGGAGTTCCTTTGCACTCACACATCTGGATACACACGCACACCCTCGGATACGGGACCGATGAACAGACATGGATGTACGCACAGACCgacaacacacacagacacgtggACGTGTACAGAGCTAGACCCACGGATAAACACAAAGCAAGACCAGACACACAGTCGAACAAGCTCCTCACAGGTGAGAAACACAGACCCAGGGACCGGAGGCCCTGCCACCCCCTGCCTGACCACACGGGGCCAGGCCTCAGGGCTGGCCCCACATCCCCAGCTGCCCCGCGGAAACTACCAATGGGTGTacacgcgtacacacacacacacacacacaccccgggcCAAGCCCCcagaggtgggaggcaggcaCACATGTCAAGCCCAGGCCCACCTGGTGTCCAGGGGCAACTCCTTCTTCTCATGGAAGTGGCCAATCTCCTTGCGCAGCAAAGCCATCCAGCTCTGTGGGTCAGTCGGGGCTGGAGTGGGTGCCTgctgcccagggcagggctccACCCTCGCCTCGCCTCCCTCACTGCCCGGGGCTGCCCCGCACAGAGGTCAGGGACACGACCCCTATGGCCTTCCTGGGGCTCTGGCCCCACCTTAGCCCATTCAGAGCTCTTCCCAAGACAGCTCCTGAGCGTGTGGCGCTCGTACCAGGCCACGGGCTTGAGGATGAGCACTCGCCCAGCACCACGTCCTgtcaggcgccccccaccccgaaGGCAGGCTCACCTTGCGCTCATCCTCAGAGGAGGCCGAGAAGAACCATGTGCGGTGCTTCTTGCTGATGTGGACAATCTTGAAGGGGAAGACGTTGTTGGACGTTGTCTCTTCAGCTGCCCGCATCACCCTGAAGGCACAGTGCGGGCGGTCACCACCCGGTCAGCCCAACCCGGATGGGTCCCGGCACCCCGCACCCACCGTGCCCCCGAGGACGCGGGCGGGTCTGGATGGTCCGCCTTGTGGATGCTCCAGGCCAAAGGCCTAGAtgcttcaggcagagggaagcgTGCAGGCAGGGACAGGGCACAGAGTGGACAGGGCTCATCCTGGAAGCAGCAGCCCACGCAGCTCCAAAACGAGGACACGTCACCCTCACTGCCCACCAATGCCCCTCTACTCAGGTGCCACCCGCCCACCTTGGCGGGCCGGCCTGTTGGGGGCCTGAACATGTCAGCCTCCGCCCTGCCCTTGCAGCCCCCGTCAGGCACCCCAGAGAGCACTGGGGGGACGTGACTTACGTGGCTGCTCCCCCCAGCCAGGCTGTGGGGTTGTATAGAGATCACAAAACCTACCATGGGGGAGCCCCACCGGGCCAGGCGCCTGGGGCAGGTGCGCCCATCCCCCGGGGTGAGGGTGCGCATCCCTCCCCAGGGGACCCCAGAGCTCTGAGCCACAAATGCCCACTGGCAGCCACAAGCTCCAGGCTCCTCC
It encodes:
- the SH3BP2 gene encoding SH3 domain-binding protein 2 isoform X1; this encodes MVPRTTAHHSRQPHCSESPRTHADPWPCLTHPPCFMAAEEMHWPVPMKAIGAQNLLTMPGGVAKAGYLHKKGGTQLQLLRWPLRFVIIHKRCIYYFKSSTSASPQGAFSLSGYNRVMRAAEETTSNNVFPFKIVHISKKHRTWFFSASSEDERKSWMALLRKEIGHFHEKKELPLDTSDSSSDTDSFYGAVERPVDISLSPYPTDNEDYEHEDEDDSYMEPDSPEPVEPEDTLTHPPAYPPPPVPTPRKPAFSDMPRAHSFASKGLSPLLPPPPPKRGLPDNSPAPEDSKRDPLGLRRPEPGPRVPMAPRRMSDPPLGHLPTTPSLRKPPCLRESASPSPEPRVPGHGPGSASSPANVATASSRNCDKLKSFHLTPRGPPTPEPPPVPANKPKFLKMAEEAPAGEAARPRLFVPPVAPRPPVLKLPMPEAAAKPAVLPRTEKPPLPHLQRSPPDGQSFRSFSFEKPRRPLKADSAGGEDSDEDYEKVPLPSSVFINTTESCEVERLFKATSPQGEPQDGLYCIRNSSTKSGKVLVVWDTGPNKVRNYRIFEKDSKFYLEGEVLFVSVGSLVEHYHTHVLPGHQSLLLQRPYGYTRPR
- the SH3BP2 gene encoding SH3 domain-binding protein 2 isoform X3, with amino-acid sequence MAAEEMHWPVPMKAIGAQNLLTMPGGVAKAGYLHKKGGTQLQLLRWPLRFVIIHKRCIYYFKSSTSASPQGAFSLSGYNRVMRAAEETTSNNVFPFKIVHISKKHRTWFFSASSEDERKSWMALLRKEIGHFHEKKELPLDTSDSSSDTDSFYGAVERPVDISLSPYPTDNEDYEHEDEDDSYMEPDSPEPVEPEDTLTHPPAYPPPPVPTPRKPAFSDMPRAHSFASKGLSPLLPPPPPKRGLPDNSPAPEDSKRDPLGLRRPEPGPRVPMAPRRMSDPPLGHLPTTPSLRKPPCLRESASPSPEPRVPGHGPGSASSPANVATASSRNCDKLKSFHLTPRGPPTPEPPPVPANKPKFLKMAEEAPAGEAARPRLFVPPVAPRPPVLKLPMPEAAAKPAVLPRTEKPPLPHLQRSPPDGQSFRSFSFEKPRRPLKADSAGGEDSDEDYEKVPLPSSVFINTTESCEVERLFKATSPQGEPQDGLYCIRNSSTKSGKVLVVWDTGPNKVRNYRIFEKDSKFYLEGEVLFVSVGSLVEHYHTHVLPGHQSLLLQRPYGYTRPR
- the SH3BP2 gene encoding SH3 domain-binding protein 2 isoform X2 produces the protein MASQGLRTPAPSPSTDRSRAMCWVTAFSFMAAEEMHWPVPMKAIGAQNLLTMPGGVAKAGYLHKKGGTQLQLLRWPLRFVIIHKRCIYYFKSSTSASPQGAFSLSGYNRVMRAAEETTSNNVFPFKIVHISKKHRTWFFSASSEDERKSWMALLRKEIGHFHEKKELPLDTSDSSSDTDSFYGAVERPVDISLSPYPTDNEDYEHEDEDDSYMEPDSPEPVEPEDTLTHPPAYPPPPVPTPRKPAFSDMPRAHSFASKGLSPLLPPPPPKRGLPDNSPAPEDSKRDPLGLRRPEPGPRVPMAPRRMSDPPLGHLPTTPSLRKPPCLRESASPSPEPRVPGHGPGSASSPANVATASSRNCDKLKSFHLTPRGPPTPEPPPVPANKPKFLKMAEEAPAGEAARPRLFVPPVAPRPPVLKLPMPEAAAKPAVLPRTEKPPLPHLQRSPPDGQSFRSFSFEKPRRPLKADSAGGEDSDEDYEKVPLPSSVFINTTESCEVERLFKATSPQGEPQDGLYCIRNSSTKSGKVLVVWDTGPNKVRNYRIFEKDSKFYLEGEVLFVSVGSLVEHYHTHVLPGHQSLLLQRPYGYTRPR
- the SH3BP2 gene encoding SH3 domain-binding protein 2 isoform X4; translated protein: MGAPAPGAWPGGAPPWVMRAAEETTSNNVFPFKIVHISKKHRTWFFSASSEDERKSWMALLRKEIGHFHEKKELPLDTSDSSSDTDSFYGAVERPVDISLSPYPTDNEDYEHEDEDDSYMEPDSPEPVEPEDTLTHPPAYPPPPVPTPRKPAFSDMPRAHSFASKGLSPLLPPPPPKRGLPDNSPAPEDSKRDPLGLRRPEPGPRVPMAPRRMSDPPLGHLPTTPSLRKPPCLRESASPSPEPRVPGHGPGSASSPANVATASSRNCDKLKSFHLTPRGPPTPEPPPVPANKPKFLKMAEEAPAGEAARPRLFVPPVAPRPPVLKLPMPEAAAKPAVLPRTEKPPLPHLQRSPPDGQSFRSFSFEKPRRPLKADSAGGEDSDEDYEKVPLPSSVFINTTESCEVERLFKATSPQGEPQDGLYCIRNSSTKSGKVLVVWDTGPNKVRNYRIFEKDSKFYLEGEVLFVSVGSLVEHYHTHVLPGHQSLLLQRPYGYTRPR